From one Malus sylvestris chromosome 1, drMalSylv7.2, whole genome shotgun sequence genomic stretch:
- the LOC126615418 gene encoding putative cyclic nucleotide-gated ion channel 13 — MQLEATKQEERRRKYAQDDVDKWMSRNEVPGDTKGQILSCIEEQELEQQSDADLHNSLFYIRPKNIRPHQMLRFCMKRLKKVKKLQNMAAEVLKSMCDCLKPVTYNKNKFVFRMGDPVDCILFIIEGTVWTYALSDGQAGQGISSLATKRLVKGDFYGVELLDCASDSFTELPASGKHVKCQTKVEAFLLMANDLDAVVSEHRLKWEENEMRSQEVEIMAT, encoded by the exons ATGCAGTTGGAAGCTACAAAACAAGAGGAGAGGAGACGAAAATATGCACAAGATGACGTAGACAAGTGGATGTCCAGAAATGAAGTCCCTGGTGATACAAAGGGACAAATCTTGAGTTGCATAGAAGAACAAGAATTGGAACAACAGAGTGATGCTGATCTCCATAATTCTCTGTTCTATATTCGTCCCAAGAATATCAGACCACATCAGATGCTTCGTTTTTGCATGAAAAGACTTAAGAAA GTAAAAAAGCTTCAAAACATGGCTGCCGAAGTGTTGAAGTCGATGTGCGACTGTCTGAAGCCAGTGACGTACAATAAGAACAAATTCGTTTTTCGAATGGGAGATCCAGTCGACTGCATACTGTTCATTATTGAAGGGACAGTGTGGACGTACGCGTTGAGTGATGGTCAAGCTGGGCAAGGAATCTCATCATTGGCCACCAAGCGCCTCGTGAAAGGTGACTTCTACGGCGTAGAGCTTCTCGATTGTGCATCAGACAGTTTCACCGAACTTCCAGCCTCCGGCAAACATGTCAAATGTCAGACAAAAGTAGAAGCATTTCTGCTCATGGCCAACGACTTGGACGCTGTAGTTTCCGAACACCGGCTAAAGTGGGAGGAAAACGAGATGCGTTCTCAAGAGGTGGAGATCATGGCAACTTAA